In Deltaproteobacteria bacterium, the genomic window CAAGCCTTCCCCTTCCCTCCACATGAATGTTCAAGGTTAAACTTCCGCCCAGGGCTTCGACCAGGGTTTGATGCCCCCGGCAGATGCCCATTATGGGCATACCACTTTTATAGGCCTCTCGAACCAGTTGAACTTCATAATCATACCGCTCTGGATCCATCTCCCTTAGGGTGGGTTCAAGCTGAGTGGTGAACGCACCGGCGGGCAGGTCCGTGCCGCCGCTCAGGAGCAGACCGTCTATGGCTTTCACCACTTCCCCGGGATCCGAAGCAAATTCCTGGTGGGAGGGCAACAATACGGGCAATCCGCCGGCGTCCTTCACCGCCCGGGCGTATTGGGCCACCACTCGAAAAAAAGTCCTGGCCCTGCCCGAGTGGTCACGCAGTTTGGCTATATGAGAGGAAATACCGATTACGGGTTTAGCGGAAACACTCATGACTTTTCCCCCACAGCCGTATCACTGCAATGGAAGCATGCCACACGGTGGGTCTTGCTGATTTCGGTCCATCCAGGTGTCTGCACTTCACATATCCGGTCTTTCTTCTCCGGGCAGCGAGTGTGGAAGTAACATCCCGTTGGAGGATCCAAAGGGCTGGGAACCGTGCCTTTCAAGACCAGCCGCTCCTGTATCCCTCTGCGGCGGTCCAGCCTGGGGATGGCCGACAACAAGGCCTTGGTGTAAGGGTGGTGGGGGTATTGAAAAATTTCATCACTTTCTCCGATTTCGACCACCTTGCCCAGGTACATGACTGCAACCCGGTTGGAAATATGCCAGACCACGCGCAGGTCGTGGGCGATGAAAAGATAGGTCAGATGAAATTCTTTTTTTAATTCTTCCAGCAACTGTATGATCTGGGCCTGAACGCTGACGTCCAGGGCGCTTACCGGTTCGTCGGCGATTATCAATTTGGGTCGTACGGCCAGGGCCCGTATGATGCTGATGCGCTGCCGTTGCCCTCCGGAAAGCTGGTGAGGATAGGCATCGATGAACCGTGTCGGCAACGACACCCGCTTCAGCAGAGAAATGATTTCAGATTCCTGTTCCTCGAAGTCGTTTACACCGCGGGCTTCCAGGGCCGCCCCGATTATTTGACGGACCGATTTGCGGGGATTCAGACTCGAGTACGGATTTTGAAAAATAACCTGCATCTCTTTTCGCAAACGGCGCAACCGACTACCGCCCACGTAACTGATGTCATCGCCCAAAAAGGATATTCGTCCCGACGTGGGCTCTGAGAGGCGAATAGCCACCCGGCCCAGGGTTGATTTTCCGCTTCCGGATTCCCCCACCAGTCCCAGGGTCTCGTTTTCATAGATATCCAATGTAACGCCGTTTACGGCGTGAACCAGGCGGTCCTTCTGGCCGGTCAACAGCCGCCCGATCAGACTGGCCCGCAAAGGGAAATGCTTGGTCAGGTCTTGTACGCTAAGCAGTGGTTTCATAACTGGTTATTTCCCGGCACTTAAAGCAACATGCCTCATGACCCGGTTCAACAACTTCAAGCTGAGGAGAACTCCTGTAGCACATGTCCTCGGCTTGAGAACACCTATTGGCGAAGACGCATCCCAAGGGCAGGCTGGCCAGGTCCACTTCACCGGGGATGGGTTGAAGTGGACGCCGTCCGAAACGCATTCGAGGCAAGGCGTTGAGCAACCCTATGGTGTATGGATGCCTGGGTCGATCGATCACGTCGGCCACACTGCCCTGCTCCAGGATTCGACCAGCGTACATAACTGCTATCCGGTCGCAAAATTCCGAAGCTAGAGACAGATCGTGGGTCACCAGGATTATGGCAGTGCCGCGTTCCTGGTTGATCCGTTCGAGAAGCGCCATGATCTGGGCCTGTACCGTCACGTCCAGGGCGGTGGTGGGTTCGTCGGCCAGGAGAATGTTGGGATTGCAGGCAAGGGCGATAGCGATCACCGCCCGTTGTTGCATGCCGCCTGAAAACTCGTGAGGGAAAGCTTCATATCGTTCCTCCGCCGAAGGGATCCCCACCTCATCCATCAGTTCTAAGACTCTTCGGCGCTCCGCCGCCCGACGCTTCTTCTCAAACACGAACAGGGATGAATTGGCGGTGAATACATTATGAACGCGCAGGCTCTCACGTATCTGGTCGCCCACTTTGTATACCGGGTTGAGAGTAGTCATGGGGTCCTGGAAGATCATTGCTATGTCCTTGCCCCGCAACGCCCGCATCTCACCCGGCTTGAGTCCCAACAACTCGGTCCCCTGATATGTAATTCCGCCCTGAGCGATCAGGCCCGGGTGCGGGACCAAGCGCAGGATGCTCAGCAGCGTCATGGACTTACCGCTGCCCGATTCTCCGACCAGCCCCAGGCGCTGCCCTTTTTCCAAGGTAAGGCTGACCTGATTGACCGCCCTCACCAGTCCGCGTCTGGTGGGGAATTCCACCGTCAAGTTTTTCAATTCCAAGACAGGTTCGTTCATGTCTGTAGCTTGAGTCTCGGGTCCAAAACTTCACGCAGACCTTCACCTAAAAGATTGATTGCCAGAACCAGCGCCACCAGAACCAGGCCGGGGATGGTGCTGACCCACCAGGCGATGAACAGCACGTTGCGACCTTCACTGATCATCGATCCCCAGGCCGGAATGGTGGGCGGCACGCCCACGCCTAAAAAGGAAAGTGATGCCTCAAGCACGATCAGAAAACCTACCCGCAGGGTGGCCAGCACGATGACCGAAGCCGTGATATTGGGCAGGATTTCGCTCAGCATGATCCGCAGTCCCGGCTGTCCCAAAGACCTGGCCGCCTCGACGTATTCCCTGGTCGCTTGAGAGAAGGTCTCCCCGCGGGCCATACGAAAAAACTCGACCCAACCACGCAAGGCCAGCGCCCATACCAGGTTCCAAAACCCGGGACCCAGAAAAGCCATCATGCCGATTGCCGAAATCAGGTACGGAAAGGCCATCAGCAATTCACTGAACCGGGAAAGAACAGTGTCCAGCCAGCCCCGGTAGTACCCGGCCACAAGCCCAAGACTGACTCCAAACAACACGCACAGCCCCACCGAAAGCAAACCCACCAGGATGCTCACCCGGGCGCCGTATATCGTCCGGGAAAGAATGTCCCGTCCCAGGGCGTCGGTCCCGAACCAATGCCTGCTGTCCGGCGGGAGAAGTCGCTGGGTCAAATCACTTTCGTTGGGTTGGAAAGGCGCCACCCAGGGGGCGAAAATGGCCATGACCACATAAAGGATAACTACCAGGCCGGAAATCAAGGCTGCGGGATTCCGGCGGAGTTCTTCACAAACCCCGAACAGGTTCCGCCCGGTGCGAACGGCGTGAAGCGTTAGAGTTTTGCTGACGGCGGTCATAGAAGTCCCTATGTTCTTGGTTCTGTCAAAACGACATTACTTACAGTTCGATCTTGGGGTTTAAATAGGTATAGACCACGTCCACTGTCAGATTCGCCATAACATAGGTAAGGGCGTATAGCATCACTGCCGACTGAACCACCACGTAATCACGGCTGAAGATCGAACTGACAACCAGTCGACCCAACCCCGGCCAGGAAAAGATGGTCTCAACGATCATGTTGCCCCCCAGCAGTTTGCCGACTTCAAGGCCGGCGACGGTTACGGCCGGGATCATGGCGTTTCTGAGGGCATGTTTGATGATGACCGCCGTTTCCGGCACGCCTTTGGCCCGTGCCGCCGTGACATACTCCATGCGCATTACTTCAAGCATGGACGAGCGGATTACACGGGCCAAAACGGCGGCAAAGGCCACCCCCAGGGTGGTGGCAGGAATCAGCAGGTGTTTAACAGCGTCCCAGAAGGCCGCCCAGTTGCCTGTCAGGATTGCATCCAATGTGAGGAATCCTGTCACACGAGCGATGGTGAAGTCGGATCCAAGTCGGCCGGACGTTGGGAACCATCCTAAATGGACGCAGAATACCAATATCAGGATCAACCCCAGCCAGAAATTGGGCATACTGATTCCCAAAAGGGCCCCGGACATGGTGGCCCTGTCAAAGATTGAACCAGGCCTCAGGGAAGTAAGGACCCCCACCGGCAGGGCGATCAGTATGGCCATGAAAACGGCGGCCAGTGTCAGTTCGACGGTGGGAGGAATCGTCTCGAGGATCAACTCGAGCACCGGCTGGCGTTTGACTACAGAGTAACCCAGGTCCCCCTGAAACAACCCGCTTATAAAAAGCCACAACTGTTTGGGCAAAGGCTCGTCCAGGTGAAGTTCCTGCCGGAGGCTCTCCATTTCGGATATCGAGGCCGCTGAATCACCCAGCATGATTTCCACCGGGTCTCCGGGCAGGAGGCGCATGAAGAAGAATACAATGATCAACACCCCCAAAATAACCGGTATGGACCCCAGCAACCGTTCTATCACCCGGACGAGTCTCATGATCCGTCACCCTCACTACTACTTGGTCTCGTAACCCGCCTCTTTTAATAATGCTTTGGCCTTTTCCGGATCGTACGGATACGGTTTCAGGTCCGGATCGTAACCGAAACCGCTAGGCAGAAAACACGTGGCCAGTCTGGTCCCGTAACCGCGATAGATGTTCTTGAGAATACTGTCCCAATCAATGGCGTAGTTGATGGCACGGCGCACCCTGACGTCATCAAAGGGCGGTTTGGAATTATTAAATTCGATCTGGTAAGACCGTGTCCCCTCAACCGACAACACTTTGACCTTCTTGCTTTTGGACAAACGGTCAACAAGGTCCATGGGAACGGCCTGAATGATCGATACCTCACCCGCCAGAATGGCCGCAACCCTGGTGGATGGCTCAGGAATGGCCCGGAATACCGCACGCTTCACCTTAGCGGGTCCCACCGGCGGCAGGTCTGGGGAGCCGCCGTAATAATCATCGAACCGCTCCATGACCACTTCGTCATCCAGCTTGCCCCGGACAAATTTAAACGGCCCCGCGCCGATCGGCTTGCGGGCGAAGGCCTCATCACCCACTGTTTCGATATATTTCTTTGGAACGATCTGGAAATGAACCAGGGCCTGAAGAAAAGTGGGGAAAGGTTTATCCAGAATGAATCGGACCTGCCGGTCGCCCGCTTTCTCCACCCGGGACAGAGGCCCCAAGAGCCCTTTGCGTGGACTGGACTTGCCGCCGACACCCCCTTCTTTAAGAACCCGGTTAAAAGTGAAAACCACGTCTTCCACTGTCACAGGTTGGCCGTTGTGGAACTTGGGGCCTTTCCGCAAGGTGAAAATATACGTCTTTTCATCCGGCATCTTCCATGATTCGGCAAGCTCGGGAACG contains:
- a CDS encoding ABC transporter ATP-binding protein; amino-acid sequence: MKPLLSVQDLTKHFPLRASLIGRLLTGQKDRLVHAVNGVTLDIYENETLGLVGESGSGKSTLGRVAIRLSEPTSGRISFLGDDISYVGGSRLRRLRKEMQVIFQNPYSSLNPRKSVRQIIGAALEARGVNDFEEQESEIISLLKRVSLPTRFIDAYPHQLSGGQRQRISIIRALAVRPKLIIADEPVSALDVSVQAQIIQLLEELKKEFHLTYLFIAHDLRVVWHISNRVAVMYLGKVVEIGESDEIFQYPHHPYTKALLSAIPRLDRRRGIQERLVLKGTVPSPLDPPTGCYFHTRCPEKKDRICEVQTPGWTEISKTHRVACFHCSDTAVGEKS
- a CDS encoding peptide ABC transporter substrate-binding protein, which produces MGKAKKLRMTLVLALALGIFWGGGFFQEAKAKKLVFTLDAPPYRQLEAQAIAGQLKKLGIQVEVRIWEKVVLRDQVKKGYRAAYLTDWGSAYFDPYDLGNPKLTTGGRGNFSFYSNPKVDEALKRGGSSTDPEVRRKAYYLVQKTIFDDAPWAFGYVLPNIEAARVEVEGFAPSMGNRINLHDVGLKKGDTLVVGMNVNAFVSLDPAMHRSRNTETVIRNMFDGLVTRTRASKVVPELAESWKMPDEKTYIFTLRKGPKFHNGQPVTVEDVVFTFNRVLKEGGVGGKSSPRKGLLGPLSRVEKAGDRQVRFILDKPFPTFLQALVHFQIVPKKYIETVGDEAFARKPIGAGPFKFVRGKLDDEVVMERFDDYYGGSPDLPPVGPAKVKRAVFRAIPEPSTRVAAILAGEVSIIQAVPMDLVDRLSKSKKVKVLSVEGTRSYQIEFNNSKPPFDDVRVRRAINYAIDWDSILKNIYRGYGTRLATCFLPSGFGYDPDLKPYPYDPEKAKALLKEAGYETK
- a CDS encoding ABC transporter ATP-binding protein, with translation MNEPVLELKNLTVEFPTRRGLVRAVNQVSLTLEKGQRLGLVGESGSGKSMTLLSILRLVPHPGLIAQGGITYQGTELLGLKPGEMRALRGKDIAMIFQDPMTTLNPVYKVGDQIRESLRVHNVFTANSSLFVFEKKRRAAERRRVLELMDEVGIPSAEERYEAFPHEFSGGMQQRAVIAIALACNPNILLADEPTTALDVTVQAQIMALLERINQERGTAIILVTHDLSLASEFCDRIAVMYAGRILEQGSVADVIDRPRHPYTIGLLNALPRMRFGRRPLQPIPGEVDLASLPLGCVFANRCSQAEDMCYRSSPQLEVVEPGHEACCFKCREITSYETTA
- a CDS encoding gamma-glutamyl-gamma-aminobutyrate hydrolase family protein, with the translated sequence MSVSAKPVIGISSHIAKLRDHSGRARTFFRVVAQYARAVKDAGGLPVLLPSHQEFASDPGEVVKAIDGLLLSGGTDLPAGAFTTQLEPTLREMDPERYDYEVQLVREAYKSGMPIMGICRGHQTLVEALGGSLTLNIHVEGRGRLDHYQHLSPEIPSHEIELRPGTFPAQCLGPRARVNSFHRQAVADVPDGFTAAAFSEDGVIEAVSAVEPFVLGLQFHPEWLYPDEPKFLQLFEELINQARRFSAPA
- a CDS encoding ABC transporter permease, coding for MRLVRVIERLLGSIPVILGVLIIVFFFMRLLPGDPVEIMLGDSAASISEMESLRQELHLDEPLPKQLWLFISGLFQGDLGYSVVKRQPVLELILETIPPTVELTLAAVFMAILIALPVGVLTSLRPGSIFDRATMSGALLGISMPNFWLGLILILVFCVHLGWFPTSGRLGSDFTIARVTGFLTLDAILTGNWAAFWDAVKHLLIPATTLGVAFAAVLARVIRSSMLEVMRMEYVTAARAKGVPETAVIIKHALRNAMIPAVTVAGLEVGKLLGGNMIVETIFSWPGLGRLVVSSIFSRDYVVVQSAVMLYALTYVMANLTVDVVYTYLNPKIEL
- a CDS encoding ABC transporter permease translates to MTAVSKTLTLHAVRTGRNLFGVCEELRRNPAALISGLVVILYVVMAIFAPWVAPFQPNESDLTQRLLPPDSRHWFGTDALGRDILSRTIYGARVSILVGLLSVGLCVLFGVSLGLVAGYYRGWLDTVLSRFSELLMAFPYLISAIGMMAFLGPGFWNLVWALALRGWVEFFRMARGETFSQATREYVEAARSLGQPGLRIMLSEILPNITASVIVLATLRVGFLIVLEASLSFLGVGVPPTIPAWGSMISEGRNVLFIAWWVSTIPGLVLVALVLAINLLGEGLREVLDPRLKLQT